The window TTTACCTGGGAGAGCGAAACAAAGAAGGGTCCTTGCTGTGCCTTCAGGCGCATTGGGAAGTGGCACACGATGTACCCCATTCCCATTGTAAGGCACAAATTCTTTGTGACACTTGGAGACACCGCAGAACAAAAATACTATTAGAAATGCttcaaaaggaacatttttggCTGTGATGGAGACTTTTGACATTATTTATTAGGTTCAAAACTACTTCACAAAAGCCTAACAATGGTTCTGTGGAAACCAGTACATCTGAGGCCCTTTCTGTTGTTCTGGGCAGGCATTGATTTGAAGATGGGCAGCCCTCGCCGAACAATTCCCTCGCAGCGGTCAATGTAAGTGAGCATTCACCCCCGGCCTAGGAGGGGCCTGTGAACAAACCGTATGGAAACGCTGGGGTGGGCGGGAGGGGGGAGAAGACCAAGCCTTGATTAACCTCTTTGAGGGGAGATGGGTGGGAGCCCTGGCAAGCTGAGGAAGGGGCGCTCCTGCCACACTGCCCTGGAGGGAGGCGTCTGCCCTCAGCCCCCTTTTCCCCAGGGGATGAGGATGCTTGGGGAGCATCTCCAGTGCCATGGCAACTGTGCCTCTTCCCACTGGATTTCCGGGCACGCCCTCGAGCCTGCTTTGGGAATCTGGGTTTGCCAGAGGGCCTACTGTGGCTGCCATCCTCTCCTCCAGCTTGGCCTCTGAGGAACTCCAGGAGACCCTcgagagggcaaagggggtctgGCTTCCCCTGCAGAGACCGATGGCTGTAGAAGGCCTCGCAGCAGTACCTGGAGGACAAAGAAGGGCAGGAGTGACACAGAATTGTGTGGAATTTACCCACCCTGCTAggacttgtaaaaaaaaaaaaaaaatctcctcatAACTGAAAGTTTGAGAAATCAACACTTGCAATGTTCAACGAGAGGGTGGGGAAATGCCCTGACATTATCGTTACATGCTCCCCcacatttctttaagaaaataaaatgccatcTGTCCCTTTCCTAATTTTTGGAAGCACCCCCTCCAAATAATTTTTACAGAATCCtcataaaactttttatttcaggGAAAACTGTTCAAAACTTCTAAAAAGACAGAACCAGAAGAACTGGTGATTAAAACTGGGCCTCAAATTCTAAATTTGGACAAAGTTTGTGAATAGAAAATTATTAAGTGGAGTTAAGTATGCAAAACAAATGGATCCACAGCCCATTTAGCCTTAcaactgataatttaaaaatctaagagGCAATTACTTCATGAGTTTTATTAGAACTTTCGAACCAGCTGAAAATGAGAACAATTAGTGAATTAATATTATGCTGGGtctacacatacatgcacactaataataatacatttgatttttttctttgttcaaccaaatcatatattcatataacaGATGAGGTAATTTTTACAATACAGCCAATActgtaaaagaatatatatgtatgtatatatattccacctgtatttccatatgtatatatataatgtgtgtatgtgtatatgatatatacaatTTGAAGTTTTTACCTGAGAAATTCTGCCCATTGACCCACACAAATTAAAGTCTAATTTTTCAGTAGCTAATTAAGATAACTTACATGCTTTAAATCACTTTCTACACATTTTTTACAGGCTTTGAACAGCATAGAGATGTCTAGAATATTTGGAACAACTTACAGGatcatttgcaaatttaaaaaatatgtaaaaggttTACAATGTACATTACCTTCCTGACAGTGGGTGTCAAATAGCCAATCTATCTCCGGGTAATTCAATTTAGTTCATCACATACTGTTTGTTCTCTGcctggtatgtattgagtatctTCAATGACACACTCAACATAACCAAGTCAAAGAGCGAAACATTTTAATGAATCTGATTTCTCCAATGTGAGAATTATTTCCTGGAAATAAAGTGGGATGACCTTTCAATATTGCTACTTAAATAAAAGCTTTCAGAGAGCCCAACACATTGGCTTGTGAAAACTACATGCTGAATAGCTGTTTGTCAGTTTGGATTTCCAGCTTTGGCCAATAACCCATTCACTGGCGTCAATCATCAGTGTAAGAAGATTCCAGCACAGAACACAGACACAGCTCTGGAATTTGAAGCAACAGAATATAACCTAAACAGAATACTCTGTTCTCTGTCTTGAACCAAAGAATAGGAATTCCTTCCCTGAACACGCTTTGATAATGATGAATTTTGTAACAAACTGCCTTAGAGGGGCTGTGGCGTATAATGGAATAAACGATGCTTTGGGGCCAGACCATCAtagattcaaatcctggcacATCACCTGGCTTAAACTTCTTTGTCCATACCTGACAAATGAGAATTGTATtacctacttcacaggattgCTAGTGGAAttgtttatttatgcatttattcatccattaataTTTGAGTGTCTGTTATGTGCCTGGCAGTATTCTAGACAATGGAGatatagaaagaaatgaagctgGTGATATCCCTGTACTTACAGAGCTGCCATTGTAGTTGTGGAGAAAGGGAATGGGAACAGAAGTAGACCAttaaataagaaatgatgaaatgtgTAAGTGTTAGCAGGTGGTAAATCATAAGGAGCAATATAAAGCAGGAAAGGTTAGGAAGACTCACATAGGTCATATTtcagcaaagacctgaaggaaaggaaaaagcaaactaGTTAAGTATCTGAGGAAAGAAcatgataaaatgtaaaatacctagtacatagtgagtgctcaataCCCATGAGCTGTTATTGTCATATTTAGAACCTTAATATAAAAATGCTCTGACCTGGAGTCAAATTGGAGGGTTTGAAAGCTGGTTCCAGTTCTAAAGTTGCAGAATCACTATGCGCCTCCAATTCTCTATCTAAACCATGGGAAAATAACAGTGCTTATCTCAGAGGGTGGCCATATGGATCAAAACTGAAGATGTGTGTTCAGATCTTAGCACATTGCTTTATACACAATAAGACAAAAAATGCTGACCAACCAGCATCCTCAGCATCCTGTCCTCAAGCCTAGCTTCCCAGAAATGAAGGAATCTCTGATTCAGCATCTTTGCTAGATGGTCTCCCAGCCCATACTTGAACACTTCTAGCCCAAGGAGTATAGTCTCCTCTAGTTCAAAGAACACTCTCCTTTTTATTGAGTCAAAATATGTCTTTTGGTGAATTCCAACAAACTGTACAAACATTTGAGAACAACCCACCAAAAAagttcccttaaaaaaaaaaaaagctacataaaAGCAGTCTGATCCTTCTTCTGCATTATAATTCCTAGAATATTTGGAGATACACAttatttccttacattttctaTCCTCCAGTCTGAATATCAAAACCAtaaacaccaccaccatcaccacaacaGCCATTCGTCCCTGCTATGTTCaggacattttatatatatatataaatatatatatatcagtctTCTAGTTACAATATCTCGTGAAAGCAGGATTTGTCATTAGTTCACAAATGAAAATACTGGGGTCAAAGAACATTTTTGGGACTTTATCATGGCTATAGAACTGAAACGGGAAAAGCCCGGATCTTCTTGGTTCCAAAGCTTATTCCTTCTGGTCcatttccttacttttcatcattctTCCTGTTTGTGATTTTGCGACACTTCGTTATCATACATCTTATTCTGTGCTATGAATTCACAGCTTTCTTACCTTTAAAATGGTGATAATCACATGATCTGCCTGAGAGTGGTATATGaggatttcattaaaaaatgtgaaatgctCAGCGCAGTATCTGCCATATGGTGAGAACGTAATAAATGGGGGCTGGAATGAcgatgatgataataattatcattatcattattatctggTACAATACCTGAATCATCAAATAGCTTGTTATCAACTCACACTTGTTATCAACTTACTCTCTCTAATACAATACTTGGCAACAAGTAGACTTCCATTAAAAACTGTCTGATACAGTTCTTATAGAACCTTCTAGGATAGGCTCTGCCCTTGAGTTGTAACTTTGCTGTTTAtattgacattaaaaaacaaaatctaaccagttgaaaagacagaaaaaaaaaaggaactaggAGCCCAAAGTAAGACTTACCAGATGGGACAATATCTGTCTTGGAATTTCGAGACGGCTGGTCCTGAAGTCTCACATGTCTGATGATGTGCGTGCCTACAGCCTCCAGGTGTGCAGGGTATACTGAGTAAGACTGCATAGGcttttttgtcatttgttgttCCCAACACGGACGGCTCGAGGCCTGCTTGGGTGTTCCTCGGTCCCGCTTATTAATTTCTTGTCTGACAGTGAAGATCAATGTGGTCTCGTCCCATTCACGGGATGGTGCTGGGGAGGGACTGGTTTCTCCGTGTTTGTTTTCTTCGAAAGAAGCTACACTTACAGGAGGAGACCTGGGGATGCTGTACTGGCAAGTAGAAAGCTGTTTTTTCCATGCCACTGGCGTCTGAATCCTGTCTGGAAATACCGTAACAGGTAAACACATTAGTTTGAAAGAATATCACTGCAATATCACCTGCTAAATTAATGACAGGAAGGATGgatctgtgtttgtttcctatttctaTCCTCagcaaacaaaaatgacaaaaaagtcAAGGATCTGGGTGACTGAGcggagaaggagaggagggaagagatgtggaaagagaacaaaaagacaaaatgctTTTGTGGAGTTCAGCTATGTTGTAGGCACTATAAGAGGGCCTGGAAATATTggttatttcatcctcacaagaaCTATATCTAACAGACACTACTATTATATCCATTCTACAGGTCAGAAAGCTAGTTTGAAGCTtctgggttgaattgtgtcccccaagaAGATAtcttgaagtcctaaccctctgCACtcatgaatgtgaccttatttggaaaaagggtctttgcagaagCAATCAAGTTAAGAGGAGGTCGTTAcactgagtgtgtgtgagtgtgtgtgtgcgtgtgtgtgtgtgtgtgtgttcgttcctggtttttaaatgttggtaacacagtctttttttt of the Rhinolophus sinicus isolate RSC01 linkage group LG02, ASM3656204v1, whole genome shotgun sequence genome contains:
- the LG02H12orf42 gene encoding uncharacterized protein C12orf42 homolog; this translates as MCLPVTVFPDRIQTPVAWKKQLSTCQYSIPRSPPVSVASFEENKHGETSPSPAPSREWDETTLIFTVRQEINKRDRGTPKQASSRPCWEQQMTKKPMQSYSVYPAHLEAVGTHIIRHVRLQDQPSRNSKTDIVPSGTAARPSTAIGLCRGSQTPFALSRVSWSSSEAKLEERMAATVGPLANPDSQSRLEGVPGNPVGRGTVAMALEMLPKHPHPLGKRGLRADASLQGSVAGAPLPQLARAPTHLPSKRLIKAWSSPPSRPPQRFHTVCSQAPPRPGVNAHLH